ACCCGTATCACTGTGGATGATGAAGAAGAAGCATTGGAAGTGGTCTGTCCCGACGATCAGCTCAGCCTGGCCATTGGCCGCAAAGGGCAGAACGTCAAGTTGGCCGCAAAACTTCTGGGCTGGAAGATCGACATTTTCACAGAATCCCGCTACGGCGAACTCAACGCCGCACGTAAGGGCATGGATCAGATTGCCGCTGTGGCCGAAATCGGCATGGAGAACTTCTTTGGCGCAGGCTTCGAAACGATCGAATCCATAGTCAGGGCCGATGATGAGGATCTGCTCACCATCAAGGGCATGACTGAAAGTAAAATCGGCGACATCCGTGTGGCAATCAATATGCTTGCTCCCGGAATCTTCGACGAAATTGCCAAGGAAACAGAAGAAGCCGAAAAAACAGCGGACACGGAAGTGACTGAAGAAATCATGGAAGTTGAAACTGAAATAGCCAATGATGATGTTGCAGAAGAAGCAACAGAAACTGAAGAATCAGAAACTCCCGCCGAAGGCGAGGAGACGAAATAACACTGGGGCACGGACAACACATGAATGATACAGGGCACAAACACGAACCTGTCAGAATGTGTGTTGTCTGTCGCGAACGATTCTCCAAAGGAGAGTTGACGCGGTACGTCTGTCCGGAAGCAACAAGCGAACCGACTGACAACGGTCCGGTACTTGATCCGGGGCATAGTATGCCCGGACGCGGAATTTACGTATGCGGTCAGACCCGATGCAGGGAACTATTCCCGAGAGTAATCATGGGCCTGATGAAAAAACGCAAAAGGGGTAATTAGATGACGGCAAAGGTTCGGGTAGAAGACTTGGCTGCTGAGCTCAAACTCAGCAACAAGGAGATCATTCAGCAACTTCGTGAAATCGGCGTCCAGGCCAAAAGCCAAAAGACTGTCGTGGAAGACGAAGATGTGGACCGCCTCAAGGCGGAAATGAAGAAAGGCGGCTCCGGCAGGCGTGAAGTCCGTCGTGTAAGCGATTCTGGTGTCATTATTAGACGCAGACCAAATAAATCCAAAGCTTCCAAGGAAGAAGAACCCGCAACTCCGATTGAGGATACGATCGAAGTAGCGGCAGAAGCTCCTGTTGAAAAAGTGGTTGAAGCTCCTGTGAAGGAAAAAGCCGCTCCCAACGAGGATGTCGAGGAACCCAAGGTAGAGAAAAAAACTGCCAAGAAAAAAGCCACAAAAAAGGCTGCCCCCCAGGTCAAGATAATCAAACCTGCCGAGGTGGAAAAGCCCGCAGAAATCAAGGCCGAGGTTGTTGAAACCCCGGTTCCGGAAGCAGTGGTTGAAGAGGCCGCCCCCGAACCCGTGCCTGAAAAAACCGAAGCTGCTCCCCAGGCCAAAGCCACGGAAGAAGCCCCAGTCAAGCCCGTCAAAGAAACTGCCCCCGCTAAAAAGACTGAAAAAGTTGAAGTAGCGGAGAAGAAAGCCCCTGCCGAAAAACCGGCCAAGGAAGACGCTGCTGTAAAGGCTGAACCGAAAAAGAAGAAGAAAAAGAAGAAAGAGCCAGAAGCTCCAAAAGTCAAAATCATTTCCATGCCGACCGAGGCGGAAGTCCAGGCTCGTGCGGCTGCCAAAATGGCCCAGCCTGAACGCCGTCCGGGTGGTCGTCCTGGTGCTGGCCGTCCTGGCGCAGGTCGTCCCGGTGCGGGTCGTCCCGGTGCGGGTCGTCCGAGTGACAATCGTCCTGGTGCGGGTCGTCCCGGTGCAGGTCGTCCGACAGGCGCTCGTCCAAGTGCCGCCCCGGCTCCGGATCCGTCCATGCCTGATGGTCGCAGCAAGAAAAAGCAGGGTAAAAAACGTCGTGTAGTAGAATTCGGTGCCGGTGGTAATGATCGCGGCAACAAGAATTTCAACGACAACTTGCCTCAGGGAAAAGGCCGTAAGAAAAAAGGCCGCAAAAATCAAATGCCTCAACATGAGCAGGTCCAGGCGCAGCCAATGAAGGCAGCAAAGCGCAAGATCAAGTTTGATGAAACCATCCGCCTGGCGGACATGGCTCACCAGATGGGGATCAAGGCGCAGGACCTCATCAAGGCACTGTTCACCATGGGTGTCATGGCGACCATCAACCAGTCGTTGGACATTGATACGGCTAGCCTGCTTGCAAGCGAATTTGAATACGAAGTAGAAAACGTCTCCTTTGATGAACAGGAATTCCTGGTCGCGACTGAGGCTGATAAAGATGAAGATCTCAAGCCACGTCCCCCGGTTGTCACCATCATGGGTCACGTTGACCATGGTAAGACTTCCCTGTTGGATGCTATCCGCCTGTCCAATGTGACTGACGGCGAAGCTGGCGGTATCACACAGCACATTGGCGCCTACCACGTTGAAACAGCTCGCGGCGAAGTCGTCTTTCTCGACACTCCCGGTCACGAAGCGTTTACAACCATGCGTATGCGTGGCGCACAGGTGACGGATATCGTCATTCTGGTTGTCGCTGCCGACGATGGCGTCATGGATCAAACCCGTGAAGCCATCAGTCACTCCAAGGCTGCCGGTGTTCCCATCGTGGTCGCCGTCAACAAGATGGATAAGGAAGGGGCCAACCCCGACAACGTCAAACGTGAACTGGCTGAACTGGGCCTCTCCCCCGAAGACTGGGGTGGCGAGACCATCTTTGCCCATGTTTCCGCAAAGAAAAAAGAAGGGCTCGACGAGCTGCTCGAAATGGTCCTGCTTCAGGCTGAAGTCCTGGAGCTCAAGGCCAATCCCGACAAGCCCGCCCGCGGTCACATCGTTGAAGCACGCCTGGACAAGGGCCGCGGTCCTGTGGGCACCATGCTCATCTCCGAAGGTACCATCCATCAGGGCGACAGCTTTGTATCCGGTGTCCACTTCGGTAAAGTTCGTGCCATGTTCGACGATCAGGGTAAAAAGCTCAAGACCGCCGGACCTGCAATGCCTGTAGAGCTTCAGGGCTTTGACGGTCTGCCGGAAGCGGGTGACGAGTTGTTTGTTGTGGCAGACGAGAAAGTCGCCCGTCGCATCGCCAACTCCCGTGCCATGAAGAAACGCGAGAAGATTCTCTCCTCCAAATCCAAGGTCACCTTGGAATCCTTCCTGGCCAGCAAGCCCAACGATGAAGCGCAGACCTTGAACCTCGTGCTCAAGGCCGACGTGCAGGGATCTCTGGAAGCCGTCACCGAAGCGCTGAACAAGCTCTCCACCGACGAAATCAAGATCGACGTCGTCCACGGCGGTGCCGGTGCCATCACCGAATCCGATATCCTTCTGGCCGGTGCATCCGAAGCCATCATTCTTGGCTTCAACGTCCGCCCGAACCTGAAGGTCAAGGAAATTGCCGAACAGGAAGGCGTTGAAGTCCGCTTCTACGACATCATCTACAAGTTGGTGCAGGAAGTGAAAGACGCCATGAGCGGCATGCTCACACCGGATATCGAAGAAGTGTATCTGGGCCAGGCGGAAGTTCGCCAGACCTTCAGCGTACCGAAAATCGGCCTCATCGCCGGTTGCTACATCCCGGACGGCAAGATCACTCGCGGTGCGCAGGTTCGTCTGCTCCGTGACGGTGTTGTCATCTACACCGGCCAGGTTTCCTCCCTGCGCCGCGAAAAGGATGATGTTCGAGAAGTTGCCAAGGGCTACGAATGCGGTATCGGCCTCGAGAAATTCAACGACGTTAAAGTCGGCGATGCAATCGAAGCCTTTGAAACCAAAGAAGTCGCCCGTACCATCGACTAGTACAATCGACATAAAACTTCGGGCGGCCTATTGCAAAATGGGCCGCCCGTATCTATTTATTCGAGGGGACATGTATGATAATAGGTGTCTTACACCTCGAATTCAGACTGCATGGCAACAAATCCCTCAAAGGGAAACGCAAAGTAGCCCTCAGTCTGAAACAGAAATTGCGCAACAAGTTCAACGTCTCTGTTGCGGAAATCGAAGCCATGGACATCCATGACAAACTGGTACTGGGTGTCGTGACAACAGCCAATGCTACTGAACGAGTAGAAAGTCGACTTGCCAAAGCACTCTCCATGGTCGAGGCCATCTCACCGGCAGAACTGATCCGGTGCAACACTGAAATTTTTTCTGATTCTGATTAAGGATAGATATAATGAAGGCATCAAGCTCTCGCAGAGCCGTCCGTATGGGCGACCAGATTATGCGTGAAGTGGGCACACTGTTGGTGGAAGAAGCAGCCGATCCCCGGTTGCAGCTTGTCACCCTGTCCGGAGTGCGTATGAACGCCAACCTGCGCATTGCCGAAATTTTCTACACGGTTTCCGGCGATGCCGAACATCGTAAAGAAGTCCAGACCGGCCTTGAAAAAGCCTCAGGATTCCTTCGTTCCAGACTGGGGCGTACTCTCAAACTGCAATTCGTCCCGGAGCTCCGGTTCGTCTTCGACGACTTTCTTGAGGATATTGTCTATGGGAAATCCAGTGTTACGGATTAGCGACATCCTACGTGAACAGGATGATTTCCTGATCGCATCGCATTACAATCCGGATGGAGATGCCATCGGCTCTCTCTGTGCCATGGGCTATATCCTTGCCGCACTCGGAAAACGGTTCTCGCTCTACAACGAATCCGGCCTGCCTGAACGCTATGGTTTTGCCAACCAACCTGCCCCCATCCAGAACACCCTTCCTGAGATCATGCCCAAATGGACCATTGTTCTGGATTGCGGAGCCAGGGAACGAATGGGCAATACGCTGATGGCGCGCTCGGAAGAAACCTGTTTCATCAATATCGACCACCATCTCGGCAATGATGAATTCGGCGTTGAGAACTGGGTGGACCACACCCAACCAGCTGTCGGGTCCATGGTCGCCCGGCTCGCCCAAGAACTGAACGTTCCTCTGACCGGAGCCCTGGCTGAAAACATCTACCTGGCCGTAGCAACGGACACCGGATTTTTCACCTACGGTTCCACTACACCGGAATCTTTGGAACTGGCAGCCGACATGCTTCGCAACGGGCTCGACATCGCCCGTATGAATATGGATATTACCAAACAATGGTCTGAGAACCGGATGAAACTGTGGACTGAAGCCATGAACAGTGTCGAATTAACCGATGACAAACTCGTGGCAACAACCGTCATCACAAAAGACATGTTTGCACAGACCGGCACAACTTCGGCGGACACGGAAAATATCATCAATTTTCTTCGCCGTCTCAAATCCGTGCGCGTGGCCGCTGTCTTCCGTGAAGAAGATGTTGATACGTACAAATTTTCCCTGCGCTCTCATGGAGATGACAACGTTCAGGAAGTTGCTGCACAATTCGGCGGCGGCGGACATAAAAACGCATCCGGCGGTACTATTACCGCCCCGCTTGCTCAGGCAAAAGATATGCTTATTTCCGCCATTGGCGAATCTTTAAGGATCAGATAAATGGGTCGCAAACGTAAAAAGAGAAGCCCTGAACAACTTGATGGGTTACTGATTTTGAACAAGCCTTCCGGTCCGACATCGGCTGGATGCCTGAACGACATCAAACATCAACTCAAGCAGTACAAGATCGGCCATGCCGGAACACTTGATCCCTTGGCGCAAGGTCTGCTTCTGGTACTTCTCGGTCATGGAACCAAACTCGCTCCGTACCTCAGTGGCGGGACTAAAACCTATTCCGGCACATTTAAACTCGGAATAACCACAGATACCCTTGATATTCAAGGAGAAGTGGTCAAAGAAGCACCTGTTGACATCACTGCTGAAGAGGTCAAACGGGAAATTTTATATTGGAAAGAGTTGACAGAGCAGGAAGTTCCTGCCTATTCGGCTGCCAAACACGAGGGTAAGCCGTTGTATGCCCTGGCCCGTGAGGGCAAGGAAACACCGGTCAAAATAAAGCCCATTGTTATTTCTCATGTGGAAGCGCTAGACGTACAGATGCCTGAAGCATCATTCAGGGTCAGTTGCTCCGCCGGTACTTACATACGTTCCCTGGTCCACAGCTTGGGGACACGAGTGGGGTGCGGCGCGACACTGACCAGCCTGGTCCGGGAATCGAGCGAGCCTTTCCGGCTCGATCAGGCCCTTGACCTCGAAGACATTCTGGAAAATCCGGATTCATTTCCGGATAGGGTGATCCCCTTGAAGGACACCTTGCCTCACTGGCCCCGATATCAATTGACCAAACCGCTGGCAGGACTCGTGAAAAACGGAGCCTGGCTGCCGGTCAATGATCAACCGGGCGAACTGCTGGCCGGAGAACTCGGTGATCGAGCCATGTTGCTCGACACGGACGAAACTCCCCTGGCACTTGTTGAGGCAAAGCTTCAGAATGAACAGCCCAAGTGGTCAATTCTTCGAGGACTTTGGAACGAGGACTGAACGCTTCAAGACTGAACGAACAGCAAAATATACATCAACCCCCAAATTAGGAGGATAGTGCTGTGGTTATGACTGCTGAAGAAAAGCAAAAGATTATTGACGAGTACAAGACCTGTGAAGGCGACACTGGTTCCCCTGAGGTACAGGTTGCGCTGCTGACCGCACGCATCAAGTACCTGGCCGATCACTTCAAGGCCCACAAAAAAGACCACCACTCCCGCACTGGTCTGCTCAAGATGGTCGGTCAGCGCAGAAAGCTGCTGAAGTACCTGACAAACAAGGACGTTCAGCGCTACCGGGATCTCATTGCCCGCCTTGGTCTGCGCAAGTAGTTCTTTAAAAATTGAGTTTACGAGGGGAGGCTGATGCCTCCCCTCATATTTGTCACTTTCTGCGACGGAGCCGTCTTTTGTATGCTCCGCACCACCCTCACGCTTTAGCTTAGTTGGCTGCGGAAGGCGTTTTTGGAATCGATTCAATCGAGTGTTCCAAAAGTCCTTTCCCAAGCCGGCTAACCCAATTCGAGGGATACGCAGGAAGTGATTCACCTATTACCTTAATAAGGTAGGAAATCACTATGACGATGATTCCTTTTGATGCCACAAGCCTGACCACGACGGTCGGCGGCATCGACATCACGATCGAAACCGGCAAGTATGCCCGCCAAGCCAGTGGCGCCGTGACGATTACGTCCGGCAAAACCACCGTTCTGGTCACTGCCGTGACCCAGCCCCTGGCTATTGACCGCGGCTTCTTCCCTCTCACATGTAACTATCAGGAAATGGCGTATGCCGCTGGTCGCGTACCGGGCAACTACTTCCGTCGCGAAGGTCGCCCGTCCGAGCACGAGACCCTGGTCTCCCGTCTCATCGATCGCCCCATCCGCCCCCTGTTTGCCAAAGGCTTTTCTGACGAAGTGCAGATCATTGCCACGGTCCTGTCCGCCGACAAGAATGTCAACCCGGACGTCCTGGCTCTGACCGGCGCATCCGCTGCCTGCCATATCTCAAAGATGCCTTTCCTCGGCCCCATCGTGGGTGCTCGCGTAGGCTACGTAAACAACGAATTCGTTCTTTACCCCACCTACAAGGGCATGGAACAGGAATCCAGCCTGAATCTTGTTTTCGCGGCCACCCGTGAAGCCATGGTCATGGTTGAAGGCGGCGGCAATTTCGTCTCCGAAGACCTGGTTGCCGATGCTCTGGCCTGGGGTCACGAGCAGGTCGCTCCGCTCTTTGACCTGCAGGACAAGCTCCGCGAACAAGTCGGCGTTGCCAAACTAGAAGTCACTGCTCCCCAGCGCGACGAAGAAGTGGCTGCCTTCCTGGGTGACTTCATCTCCGAAGACCTGGAAAAAGCACTGACCACTCCCGAGAAGATGATTCGCTACGCTGCCAAGGACGCTGCCAAGCAGAAGGCCAAGGAAGCCGTTGCCGAGAAATTCCCCGAAGATGAAGCCAAGCTCAATGCTGTGAGCGACATCATCGGCGACATGACCAAGAAGATAGTGCGTGACCGCATTGTCAATGAAGGTCTGCGCATCGACGGTCGTGACACCACCACCGTCCGTCCGCTCTCCATAGAAACCGGCGTACTGGCTCAGACTCACGGTTCTGTGCTGTTCCGCCGCGGCGAAACCTCCGCACTGGCCGTTGCCACTCTTGGCTCCACCCGTGACGAGCAACGTTACGATTCTCTGCTCGGCGACGCCACCAAGCGCTTCATGCTGCATTACAACTTCCCGCCCTACTGCGTCGGTGAAGCCCGTATGCTGCGCGGTACCTCCCGCCGTGAAGTCGGCCACGGTGCACTTGCTGAACGCGCTCTGACCCCGGTTCTGCCGAATCCGGACGAGTTCCCGTTCACCATCCGTGTGGTCTCCGAAATCATGGAGTCCAACGGCTCCTCCTCCATGGCCTCTGTTTGCGGAGCCACCATGTCCCTCATGGACGCAGGTGTACCCATTTCTGAGCCGGTTGCCGGTATCGCCATGGGTCTGTGCAAAGAAGGCGAACAGTACTTCGTTCTGACCGATATCCTCGGTGACGAAGATGCACTGGGTGACATGGACTTCAAGGTTGCCGGTACCAAAGACGGCATCACCGCCATTCAGATGGACATCAAGATTGCAGGTATCCCGCAGGACGTTCTCAAGAAAGCCCTGTACCAGGCCAAAGAAGCCCGTACCCATATTCTCGATCACATGTGCGAAGTTCTCGACAAACCCCGCGGAGAGCTGTCCGAACTGGCTCCGCAAATGGCTGTTGTCCACATTGATCCCGAAAAAATTCGCTCGGTCATCGGACCCGGCGGCAAGAATATCAAGGCCATTACCGCTGAGACTGAAGCTGACATCGACATCGAAGATTCCGGCAAGATCTCCATCTTCGCCCCGACCATGGCATCCATGGAAAAGGCCAAGGAAATGGTTCTTTACTACGACCAGAAAGCCGAACCCGGTAAGAATTACAAGGGTATTGTCCGCAAAATCCTTGAAGTCGGCGCACTCGTCGAGATTCTGCCCGGCATGGAAGGCATGCTGCACATCTCTCAGCTTGACTTCGAACGTATTGAACGTGTCGAAGATGTTGTCCAACTTGGACAGGAAGTCTGGGTCAAGTGCATCTCCCTTGAGCCCGGCGGACGTATCCGTCTGTCCCGCAAGGCATGGTTGATGGAAGAAGCTGGCCAGGAAGTGAACCTGGAAGACTTCAAACGCCCTGCCCCTCGTGGCGGCGACCGAGGTGATCGCGGTGGACGCGACAATCGCGGCGGCGGACGTCGTGACAACCGCGGTGGCGGACGTCGCTAAGTCGTAGACTGACACATTAAATTATCGCCCTGTCCGGCTCTCGCCGGACAGGGCGATTTCTTTTTGGCTTCCTTCACTTAACTCCTGTCATCTCTTTTCCAAAACGTGCGCATCGCTTCGCGAAGCGTTGTGCAAAATTAATGATCCGTTTTATCTGGAAGCATAGACAAGATAAATTGGTGGGTGTAATTGAAGAGAGAAAGGAGATACACCATGGCCGATATGATTATTTATGGAAAATCGACCTGACCGCATACCAAGCGGGCGTTGGATGCACACCCGGAAGCAAAGTTTGTAGACGTCTTGATGAACCCGGCAGATCTGGAAACAATGCTCACGTTCTCAAAAGGCGAGCGCAAGATTCCTGTCATAGTTCACAATGGACAGGTTATTATCGGTTACAATCGAGGCTCATGACATGTATAGAATTTCGACAGGTTGCCGAAAAAATAAAAATCCCGGAGAGAACTCTTCGGGATTCATTTTTTTAACGACTATCGCTCAAGGCGACTTCACCATTCCTTCAGCAATCAACTGACCAAAACCCCCGCATACCCCACGACCTGATCGAAGTCGCCTGAGACCTCCCCGGATGTAGCGTACGCGACCAATTCGCCATGAGTAGCCCCCATTTCCAGTGCGGCGTAAAGACCTGTGGTCATGGGAAGCACACCGCACATGGAAATATTGTTCCCCCGAACCGTGCTGAATAAACCGGCTGGGTCGAGTGTAACCACTGCTTCCAGAGCCAGAGAATCCTTCTTCTTGGCTTCGTCGTGTGTGATGTAGTGGCTCATGTCGGAACTGACCACGATTGACACAGGTCGATCAAACGACTTAAGCGCCTGTCCTATGGCCTGCCCAACCCGCCTCAGGGAGTCGTGGGACGATGATGAGATGGAAATCGGCACTATGGTCGTAAAAGGGTCCAAACGTCGTAGAAACGGCAATATAACCTCAAGAGAGTGCTCCCCCATATGCGCGGCTGTGTCGGCTTCCAAGGTCTTGTCCGCCGCAAGCAGCACTTCAGCCAATTCCTGATCAACAGTCATGGAACCGCCAGGGATATTCCAATCTCCTTCATTCCAAACCGAAAATTGCGCCCCGCGCCCTGTATGGTTCGGGCCGAGCAAGAGAACTGTCTGTTCCAAATTCGCCATACCCAGTGTCTTCCCGCACACAGCCCCGGAAAAGACATATCCGGCATGAGGCACCATGGCGAGCACCGTCCGTTCTTCATACTTATCCTTCCCCAACCCGAGAAAAGCATCCACCATGGCATACAGCTTTTCAGGGTGCGCATCATAAAACCGCCCCGCAACAACCGGCTGTCTCTTCATGTCGATACTCCTCCAGAATCTCGCGATCCACTTGTAGTCTGCATAATAGCACCAGATCACAGAACTGACCACCCGCGTGAGTATAGATACACAAAGCTCAAAAAATGGAAGAGCGGGAGCCACAGGGGAAAGTGACGGAGGCTTCTTTACGGCACGGGTTGATACTTGGAGGCCTTTTGCTCAAGCTCGTAGGTATCAAGCGCAGACTTGGCGAGTTGTGCCTGAAGCGTATCCGGCTTCTTCTCGATAATATCACCGAGCAACTGCTTCCATTCTTCCATGGCCCCGGCCTTGCGGTAAATGCGGGCAAGCTTGAATCGCGTCGATGCCCATTCGGGATTATCCACTTCGATATACCGATCATATTCCTTAGCCCACTTGAGCGCTTCGTCATACCGACCGGACCGCTCAGTGGCATAAATGGACATGAGCACGGTATCCTTGATCTTTTCAGGGTCACCATCGGTCTGAAGCAACAGAGACAATGCTTCCTGGGCATAAACGAACACCCGCCGCAAGTCCTGGCGCTGCATGGCGTCCTTGGCCATATAGTACATGGCGTAGGCGCGGAAAGCCGGATCAACGCTTGCATCCTTGGCAAGCTCGGCCCACATGGGCATGGCTTCCTTCACATTCCCGAGATTCTGCATGGACATGGCCCGTGCATACTCAAGCTGCTTCTGTTGAGCAGGTTTCAGCTTCCAATTCTTTTTGGCCATGGTGACCAGATCGGCAATTTTCTTCCAGTTCAATTGATCGAGATGGATATTCACGGCAAGTCCAAGGGCATCATCTGA
The genomic region above belongs to uncultured Pseudodesulfovibrio sp. and contains:
- a CDS encoding DUF448 domain-containing protein: MNDTGHKHEPVRMCVVCRERFSKGELTRYVCPEATSEPTDNGPVLDPGHSMPGRGIYVCGQTRCRELFPRVIMGLMKKRKRGN
- the infB gene encoding translation initiation factor IF-2, whose translation is MTAKVRVEDLAAELKLSNKEIIQQLREIGVQAKSQKTVVEDEDVDRLKAEMKKGGSGRREVRRVSDSGVIIRRRPNKSKASKEEEPATPIEDTIEVAAEAPVEKVVEAPVKEKAAPNEDVEEPKVEKKTAKKKATKKAAPQVKIIKPAEVEKPAEIKAEVVETPVPEAVVEEAAPEPVPEKTEAAPQAKATEEAPVKPVKETAPAKKTEKVEVAEKKAPAEKPAKEDAAVKAEPKKKKKKKKEPEAPKVKIISMPTEAEVQARAAAKMAQPERRPGGRPGAGRPGAGRPGAGRPGAGRPSDNRPGAGRPGAGRPTGARPSAAPAPDPSMPDGRSKKKQGKKRRVVEFGAGGNDRGNKNFNDNLPQGKGRKKKGRKNQMPQHEQVQAQPMKAAKRKIKFDETIRLADMAHQMGIKAQDLIKALFTMGVMATINQSLDIDTASLLASEFEYEVENVSFDEQEFLVATEADKDEDLKPRPPVVTIMGHVDHGKTSLLDAIRLSNVTDGEAGGITQHIGAYHVETARGEVVFLDTPGHEAFTTMRMRGAQVTDIVILVVAADDGVMDQTREAISHSKAAGVPIVVAVNKMDKEGANPDNVKRELAELGLSPEDWGGETIFAHVSAKKKEGLDELLEMVLLQAEVLELKANPDKPARGHIVEARLDKGRGPVGTMLISEGTIHQGDSFVSGVHFGKVRAMFDDQGKKLKTAGPAMPVELQGFDGLPEAGDELFVVADEKVARRIANSRAMKKREKILSSKSKVTLESFLASKPNDEAQTLNLVLKADVQGSLEAVTEALNKLSTDEIKIDVVHGGAGAITESDILLAGASEAIILGFNVRPNLKVKEIAEQEGVEVRFYDIIYKLVQEVKDAMSGMLTPDIEEVYLGQAEVRQTFSVPKIGLIAGCYIPDGKITRGAQVRLLRDGVVIYTGQVSSLRREKDDVREVAKGYECGIGLEKFNDVKVGDAIEAFETKEVARTID
- a CDS encoding DUF503 domain-containing protein gives rise to the protein MIIGVLHLEFRLHGNKSLKGKRKVALSLKQKLRNKFNVSVAEIEAMDIHDKLVLGVVTTANATERVESRLAKALSMVEAISPAELIRCNTEIFSDSD
- the rbfA gene encoding 30S ribosome-binding factor RbfA, whose product is MKASSSRRAVRMGDQIMREVGTLLVEEAADPRLQLVTLSGVRMNANLRIAEIFYTVSGDAEHRKEVQTGLEKASGFLRSRLGRTLKLQFVPELRFVFDDFLEDIVYGKSSVTD
- a CDS encoding bifunctional oligoribonuclease/PAP phosphatase NrnA translates to MGNPVLRISDILREQDDFLIASHYNPDGDAIGSLCAMGYILAALGKRFSLYNESGLPERYGFANQPAPIQNTLPEIMPKWTIVLDCGARERMGNTLMARSEETCFINIDHHLGNDEFGVENWVDHTQPAVGSMVARLAQELNVPLTGALAENIYLAVATDTGFFTYGSTTPESLELAADMLRNGLDIARMNMDITKQWSENRMKLWTEAMNSVELTDDKLVATTVITKDMFAQTGTTSADTENIINFLRRLKSVRVAAVFREEDVDTYKFSLRSHGDDNVQEVAAQFGGGGHKNASGGTITAPLAQAKDMLISAIGESLRIR
- the truB gene encoding tRNA pseudouridine(55) synthase TruB; translation: MGRKRKKRSPEQLDGLLILNKPSGPTSAGCLNDIKHQLKQYKIGHAGTLDPLAQGLLLVLLGHGTKLAPYLSGGTKTYSGTFKLGITTDTLDIQGEVVKEAPVDITAEEVKREILYWKELTEQEVPAYSAAKHEGKPLYALAREGKETPVKIKPIVISHVEALDVQMPEASFRVSCSAGTYIRSLVHSLGTRVGCGATLTSLVRESSEPFRLDQALDLEDILENPDSFPDRVIPLKDTLPHWPRYQLTKPLAGLVKNGAWLPVNDQPGELLAGELGDRAMLLDTDETPLALVEAKLQNEQPKWSILRGLWNED
- the rpsO gene encoding 30S ribosomal protein S15, whose protein sequence is MVMTAEEKQKIIDEYKTCEGDTGSPEVQVALLTARIKYLADHFKAHKKDHHSRTGLLKMVGQRRKLLKYLTNKDVQRYRDLIARLGLRK
- the pnp gene encoding polyribonucleotide nucleotidyltransferase — translated: MTMIPFDATSLTTTVGGIDITIETGKYARQASGAVTITSGKTTVLVTAVTQPLAIDRGFFPLTCNYQEMAYAAGRVPGNYFRREGRPSEHETLVSRLIDRPIRPLFAKGFSDEVQIIATVLSADKNVNPDVLALTGASAACHISKMPFLGPIVGARVGYVNNEFVLYPTYKGMEQESSLNLVFAATREAMVMVEGGGNFVSEDLVADALAWGHEQVAPLFDLQDKLREQVGVAKLEVTAPQRDEEVAAFLGDFISEDLEKALTTPEKMIRYAAKDAAKQKAKEAVAEKFPEDEAKLNAVSDIIGDMTKKIVRDRIVNEGLRIDGRDTTTVRPLSIETGVLAQTHGSVLFRRGETSALAVATLGSTRDEQRYDSLLGDATKRFMLHYNFPPYCVGEARMLRGTSRREVGHGALAERALTPVLPNPDEFPFTIRVVSEIMESNGSSSMASVCGATMSLMDAGVPISEPVAGIAMGLCKEGEQYFVLTDILGDEDALGDMDFKVAGTKDGITAIQMDIKIAGIPQDVLKKALYQAKEARTHILDHMCEVLDKPRGELSELAPQMAVVHIDPEKIRSVIGPGGKNIKAITAETEADIDIEDSGKISIFAPTMASMEKAKEMVLYYDQKAEPGKNYKGIVRKILEVGALVEILPGMEGMLHISQLDFERIERVEDVVQLGQEVWVKCISLEPGGRIRLSRKAWLMEEAGQEVNLEDFKRPAPRGGDRGDRGGRDNRGGGRRDNRGGGRR
- a CDS encoding UXX-star (seleno)protein family 1, with product MADMIIYGKSTUPHTKRALDAHPEAKFVDVLMNPADLETMLTFSKGERKIPVIVHNGQVIIGYNRGS
- the amrB gene encoding AmmeMemoRadiSam system protein B, producing the protein MKRQPVVAGRFYDAHPEKLYAMVDAFLGLGKDKYEERTVLAMVPHAGYVFSGAVCGKTLGMANLEQTVLLLGPNHTGRGAQFSVWNEGDWNIPGGSMTVDQELAEVLLAADKTLEADTAAHMGEHSLEVILPFLRRLDPFTTIVPISISSSSHDSLRRVGQAIGQALKSFDRPVSIVVSSDMSHYITHDEAKKKDSLALEAVVTLDPAGLFSTVRGNNISMCGVLPMTTGLYAALEMGATHGELVAYATSGEVSGDFDQVVGYAGVLVS